One window from the genome of Actinoplanes teichomyceticus ATCC 31121 encodes:
- a CDS encoding aspartate aminotransferase family protein has translation MTDRQPDDVETLSATARDHLWMHFTRLSAYRDAPVPVITRGDGCYVWDSTGRRYLDGLSALFVVQTGHGRQELAEAAAKQAGELAYFPIWSYAHPKAIELAARLAGLAPGDLNRIFFTTGGSEAVESAWKLARAYFKRTGKPLKTKVLSRAVAYHGSSMGALSITGIPPFKQDFEPLVPSTVRVPNTNYYRRPDESMTPERFGLWAADRIAEMIEFEGPDTVAAVYLEPVQNAGGCFPPPPGYFQRVREICDRYDVLLVSDEVICAFGRLGEYFGADRYDYQPDIITVAKGLTSGYVPLGAMIASERLAEPFLTGANWFAHGITYGGHPVGAAVALTNLDIMEREQLNRHVRENSPLFRSYLERLLDLPIVGDVRGDGYFFGIEMVKDKATKETFTAQESERLLRGYLSRALFEAGLYCRADDRGDPVIQLAPPLTATETQFAEIEQILRGVLTEAWARL, from the coding sequence ATGACCGACCGACAGCCCGACGACGTGGAAACCCTCTCCGCGACCGCTCGTGACCACCTGTGGATGCACTTCACCCGGCTCTCGGCGTACCGGGACGCGCCGGTGCCGGTGATCACCCGGGGCGACGGCTGCTACGTGTGGGACTCCACCGGGCGCCGCTACCTCGACGGGCTCTCCGCCCTGTTCGTCGTGCAGACCGGCCACGGCCGGCAGGAGCTCGCCGAGGCCGCCGCCAAGCAGGCCGGTGAGCTGGCGTACTTCCCGATCTGGTCGTACGCGCACCCGAAGGCCATCGAGCTGGCCGCCCGCCTGGCCGGCCTGGCCCCCGGCGACCTGAACCGGATCTTCTTCACCACCGGCGGCTCCGAGGCGGTCGAGTCGGCGTGGAAGCTGGCCCGGGCGTACTTCAAGCGCACCGGCAAGCCGTTGAAGACCAAGGTGCTGTCCCGGGCGGTCGCCTACCACGGCAGCTCGATGGGCGCGCTGTCGATCACCGGCATCCCGCCGTTCAAGCAGGACTTCGAGCCGCTCGTGCCGAGCACCGTGCGGGTGCCGAACACCAACTACTACCGCCGCCCCGACGAGTCGATGACCCCGGAGCGGTTCGGGCTCTGGGCCGCCGACCGGATCGCCGAGATGATCGAGTTCGAGGGCCCGGACACGGTCGCCGCGGTCTACCTGGAGCCGGTGCAGAACGCCGGCGGCTGCTTCCCGCCGCCGCCCGGCTACTTCCAGCGGGTCCGCGAGATCTGCGACCGCTACGACGTGCTGCTCGTCTCCGACGAGGTGATCTGCGCGTTCGGCCGTCTCGGCGAGTACTTCGGCGCCGACCGGTACGACTACCAGCCCGACATCATCACCGTCGCCAAGGGCCTCACCTCCGGCTACGTCCCGCTCGGCGCGATGATCGCGTCCGAGCGGCTGGCCGAGCCGTTCCTCACCGGCGCCAACTGGTTCGCGCACGGCATCACCTACGGCGGCCACCCGGTCGGCGCGGCGGTCGCCCTGACCAACCTGGACATCATGGAGCGCGAGCAACTCAACCGGCACGTGCGCGAGAACAGCCCGCTGTTCCGGTCGTACCTGGAACGCCTCCTCGACCTGCCGATCGTCGGTGACGTCCGCGGCGACGGCTACTTCTTCGGCATCGAGATGGTCAAGGACAAGGCCACCAAGGAGACCTTCACGGCGCAGGAGTCCGAGCGTCTGCTCCGCGGCTACCTCTCCCGCGCCCTGTTCGAGGCCGGCCTCTACTGTCGCGCCGACGACCGCGGCGACCCGGTGATCCAGCTGGCCCCGCCGCTCACCGCGACCGAGACCCAGTTCGCCGAGATCGAGCAGATCCTGCGCGGCGTTCTCACCGAGGCCTGGGCCCGCCTCTGA
- a CDS encoding ABC transporter permease produces MSPTRRSRPAGERAMFAYTWLVIAWLVTPILLMIVFGFNDPHGRYNQTWQGFTLKWYAKAFEIGDLTSALVLSLTIAVVSALLSGALGTGIGYALGRYRFRGGDTLNLIMFTTISSPELIMGISLLTLFVTMGVGLGPVTITIAHVMFSISFVATVVRARVVTLDRSIEEAAADLGAGPWTTFWRVTFPIILPAVFSGVLLAFALSIDDFIVTNFTAGTAVTFPLWIWGATRVGLPPQVNVMGTLIFTAGVLIAVVANLRSRSRSRRD; encoded by the coding sequence ATGAGCCCGACCCGCCGCTCGCGTCCCGCCGGCGAGCGCGCCATGTTCGCCTACACCTGGCTGGTCATCGCCTGGCTGGTGACGCCGATCCTGCTCATGATCGTGTTCGGCTTCAACGACCCGCACGGCCGGTACAACCAGACCTGGCAGGGCTTCACCCTGAAGTGGTACGCCAAGGCCTTCGAGATCGGCGATCTCACCTCGGCCCTGGTGCTGTCGCTGACCATCGCGGTGGTCAGCGCGCTGCTCTCGGGCGCCCTGGGCACCGGCATCGGCTACGCGCTGGGCCGCTACCGCTTCCGCGGCGGGGACACCCTGAACCTGATCATGTTCACCACCATCTCCTCGCCCGAGCTGATCATGGGGATCTCGCTGCTCACCCTGTTCGTCACGATGGGCGTCGGCCTCGGCCCGGTGACCATCACCATCGCCCACGTGATGTTCTCCATCTCGTTCGTCGCCACCGTGGTCCGGGCCCGGGTGGTCACCCTGGACCGGTCCATCGAGGAGGCCGCCGCCGATCTCGGCGCCGGCCCGTGGACGACGTTCTGGAGGGTCACCTTCCCGATCATCCTGCCCGCCGTGTTCTCCGGCGTGCTGCTGGCCTTCGCGCTGTCGATCGACGACTTCATCGTCACCAACTTCACCGCCGGCACCGCCGTGACGTTCCCGCTGTGGATCTGGGGCGCCACCCGGGTCGGCCTGCCCCCGCAGGTCAACGTGATGGGCACGCTGATCTTCACGGCCGGGGTGCTGATCGCGGTGGTCGCCAACCTGCGGTCGCGGTCGCGGAGCCGGCGCGACTGA
- a CDS encoding ABC transporter ATP-binding protein codes for MTTSPPHRAVPPRPATGERTGHPAIEFVGVRKEYLSHGEVVPAVKGLDLAVAEGEFFSLLGPSGCGKTTTMRMVAGFEEPTAGRILLDGRDVTGVAAHKRDVNLVFQSYALFPHLNVRQNVSFGLERKRVAKAEITRRVGEILEIVSLTGMERRHPREMSGGQQQRVALARALVNHPRALLLDEPLGALDLKLRQQMQIELKRIQREVGITFVYVTHDQGEALTMSDRIAVMNAGLIEQLGSPREIYERPATRFVAGFIGTSNLIDGRVDRVENGHAVLDLGAPGRIVAPVPGTVGAGQRIEVSVRPEKIGLHRAAPPDAAGSVLAGTVTEVVYHGTSTNYTVATSAGPDFVVFDQNAHDAEDVASRGEHVFLTWAPQHSYPIGV; via the coding sequence CCCGCCACCGGTGAGCGGACCGGGCATCCGGCGATCGAGTTCGTCGGCGTGCGCAAGGAGTACCTGTCGCACGGTGAGGTGGTGCCGGCCGTCAAGGGCCTGGATCTGGCGGTCGCCGAGGGGGAGTTCTTCTCGCTGCTCGGCCCGTCCGGCTGCGGCAAGACCACCACGATGCGGATGGTCGCCGGGTTCGAGGAGCCGACCGCCGGGCGGATCCTGCTGGACGGCCGGGACGTCACCGGGGTCGCCGCCCACAAGCGCGACGTCAACCTGGTGTTCCAGTCGTACGCGCTGTTCCCGCACCTGAACGTGCGCCAGAACGTGTCGTTCGGGCTGGAGCGCAAGCGGGTCGCCAAGGCCGAGATCACCCGGCGGGTCGGGGAGATCCTGGAGATCGTGTCGCTGACCGGCATGGAGCGGCGCCACCCCCGGGAGATGTCCGGCGGCCAGCAGCAACGGGTCGCGCTGGCCCGGGCCCTGGTCAACCACCCGCGTGCGCTGCTGCTCGACGAGCCGCTCGGCGCGCTCGACCTGAAGCTGCGCCAGCAGATGCAGATCGAGCTCAAGCGGATCCAGCGCGAGGTCGGCATCACGTTCGTCTACGTCACCCACGACCAGGGCGAGGCGCTGACCATGTCGGACCGGATCGCGGTGATGAACGCCGGGCTGATCGAGCAGCTCGGCTCGCCGCGGGAGATCTACGAGCGGCCGGCGACCCGGTTCGTGGCCGGCTTCATCGGCACCTCCAACCTGATCGACGGGCGGGTCGACCGGGTGGAGAACGGGCACGCCGTGCTCGACCTCGGCGCCCCGGGCCGGATCGTGGCGCCGGTGCCCGGCACGGTCGGCGCCGGCCAGCGCATCGAGGTGTCGGTACGCCCGGAGAAGATCGGCCTGCACCGGGCGGCGCCGCCCGACGCGGCCGGCAGCGTGCTGGCCGGTACGGTCACCGAGGTCGTCTACCACGGCACCTCGACCAACTACACGGTGGCGACCTCCGCCGGACCGGATTTCGTGGTGTTCGACCAGAATGCTCACGATGCCGAGGACGTCGCCTCGCGCGGCGAGCACGTCTTCCTCACCTGGGCCCCGCAGCACTCGTACCCGATCGGAGTCTGA
- a CDS encoding polyamine ABC transporter substrate-binding protein encodes MSRTDVPDPALLRGMTSRRLGRRDALRLGGVPAVGAFLAACGVEGKGTPQASVAPDAVEKFWAGRTRTGKVDFANWPLYMDPKKPELTRFTERTGIQVNYQEVIQEMGPWFAKVQPQLSAGRSIGVDLMVITNSVQFGQFRDAGFLAPLDHAKLPHYAANAAESYAREAFDPGNVFSVPWASGITGIAYDATRVGREITSLSDLWDPRFKGKVGMFADIQELANFGLLAVGLKPGDSGEQQWRRAAAKLKQQKDAGLVRNYYDQSYVDALGKGEIWITQAWSGDIFQKNLSDGTDLKFVIPAEGGTIWTDNMTIPVTAANPVDAIMLMDFFYEVGTAASLAGYINYVCPVPAAQEQIRKDAAAATGPDREALTRVADSPLVFPGEADYARLHYYVDFDTAEEQRAFQNIFQPITLS; translated from the coding sequence ATGTCTCGAACCGATGTGCCGGACCCCGCCCTCCTGCGCGGCATGACGTCGCGGCGGCTCGGCCGCCGCGACGCGCTGCGCCTCGGTGGGGTGCCGGCGGTCGGCGCGTTCCTGGCCGCCTGCGGCGTCGAGGGCAAGGGCACGCCCCAGGCGAGCGTGGCCCCCGACGCGGTCGAGAAGTTCTGGGCCGGCCGGACCCGGACCGGCAAGGTGGACTTCGCCAACTGGCCGCTGTACATGGACCCGAAGAAGCCGGAGCTGACCAGGTTCACCGAGCGGACCGGCATCCAGGTCAACTACCAGGAGGTCATCCAGGAGATGGGGCCCTGGTTCGCGAAGGTGCAGCCCCAGCTCTCGGCCGGCCGGTCGATCGGCGTCGACCTCATGGTGATCACCAACTCGGTCCAGTTCGGGCAGTTCCGCGATGCCGGGTTCCTGGCCCCGCTGGACCACGCCAAGCTGCCCCACTACGCGGCCAACGCGGCCGAGTCGTACGCGCGGGAGGCCTTCGATCCGGGCAACGTGTTCAGCGTTCCGTGGGCGTCCGGGATCACCGGCATCGCCTACGACGCGACCAGGGTGGGCCGGGAGATCACCAGCCTGTCCGACCTCTGGGACCCGAGATTCAAGGGCAAGGTCGGGATGTTCGCCGACATCCAGGAGCTGGCCAACTTCGGCCTGCTCGCGGTCGGCCTGAAGCCGGGCGACTCGGGCGAGCAGCAGTGGCGCCGGGCGGCCGCCAAGCTCAAACAGCAGAAGGACGCGGGCCTGGTCCGCAACTACTACGACCAGAGCTACGTCGACGCGCTCGGCAAGGGCGAGATCTGGATCACCCAGGCGTGGTCCGGTGACATCTTCCAGAAGAATCTCTCCGACGGTACGGACCTGAAGTTCGTCATCCCGGCGGAGGGCGGCACGATCTGGACCGACAACATGACCATCCCGGTCACCGCGGCCAACCCGGTCGACGCGATCATGCTGATGGACTTCTTCTACGAGGTCGGCACCGCGGCGTCGCTGGCCGGGTACATCAACTACGTCTGCCCGGTGCCGGCGGCGCAGGAGCAGATCCGCAAGGACGCGGCGGCCGCCACCGGGCCGGACCGCGAGGCGCTCACCCGGGTCGCCGACAGCCCGCTGGTGTTCCCGGGCGAGGCCGACTACGCCCGGCTGCACTACTACGTGGACTTCGACACCGCGGAGGAGCAGCGGGCCTTCCAGAACATCTTCCAGCCGATCACCCTGAGCTGA
- a CDS encoding ABC transporter permease, with product MNRVRRTLAPYLLVLPGWLWLLLFFVVPMATMFSLSLQQGDIVNGYRFTGHWQNYLDAVADYRTQLLRSLVYGLVTTVALVVLSFPVAYWIAFYGGRRKPTYLFLILLPFFVSFVLRTISWRQILTDDGMLLHPLKQAGLLPDGFHVLGTSYAVIFGLIYNFLPFMVLPIYVALERIDPRVVEAARDLYATPLTAFRKVVLPLALPGVFAGVLMTFVPASSDYVNSSVLGSASTTMIGQVIQVQALSNSNYPMASALSFTLMAVLLSGVFGYARMLGTQDVMKVAAR from the coding sequence ATGAACCGGGTGAGACGTACCCTCGCGCCCTACCTGCTGGTGCTGCCCGGCTGGTTGTGGCTGCTGCTGTTCTTCGTGGTGCCGATGGCCACCATGTTCTCGCTCTCCCTGCAGCAGGGCGACATCGTCAACGGGTACCGGTTCACCGGCCACTGGCAGAACTACCTGGACGCGGTCGCCGACTACCGCACCCAGTTGCTCCGCTCGCTGGTGTACGGGCTGGTCACGACGGTGGCTCTGGTCGTGCTGAGCTTCCCGGTCGCGTACTGGATCGCCTTCTACGGCGGCCGGCGCAAACCGACCTACCTGTTCCTCATCCTGCTGCCGTTCTTCGTGTCCTTCGTGCTGCGGACGATCTCGTGGCGGCAGATCCTCACCGACGACGGGATGCTGCTGCACCCGTTGAAGCAGGCCGGGCTGCTGCCGGACGGCTTCCACGTGCTCGGCACCTCGTACGCGGTGATCTTCGGTCTGATCTACAACTTCCTGCCGTTCATGGTGCTGCCGATCTACGTGGCCCTGGAGCGGATCGACCCGCGCGTGGTCGAGGCGGCCCGGGACCTGTACGCGACCCCGCTGACCGCCTTCCGCAAGGTGGTCCTGCCGCTGGCGCTGCCCGGCGTCTTCGCCGGGGTGCTGATGACGTTCGTGCCGGCCAGCTCGGACTACGTCAACTCCAGCGTGCTGGGCAGCGCGAGCACCACCATGATCGGCCAGGTGATCCAGGTACAGGCCCTGTCGAACTCCAACTACCCGATGGCCTCGGCGCTCTCCTTCACCCTGATGGCGGTGCTGCTGAGCGGCGTCTTCGGCTACGCCAGGATGCTCGGGACCCAGGACGTGATGAAGGTGGCCGCACGATGA